From the genome of Longimicrobiaceae bacterium:
CGCTGGTCTCGGACATCGTCACCTACCACCCGGACCGCCGCGAGGCGGCGCTCCGCGACGGGACGCTGAAGCGGGAATTCATGGAGGAGATCAAGAAGAGCTGGGAAGAGTACGTGCTCCAGGTGGGCCGCGAGACGGCGCAGGGCACCACCCACTTCCGCGACGCCCTCAACGACATCCTGGCGCGGGGGCAGAAGGTCTTCTGAGGCGCCGGACGGCCCTCCCGCGCCCCGGAACCGGAGTCGTTTGCACGGGGTAGTGCGCGGGAGTATATTCCCGCTGCGCACATGCCCGAGGGCCGTCCAGCAGGGGCGGCCCTTGTCATTGGTGGAACCCGCGACCCGAACATGATCACCGATACGCAGTCCAGGCTCGACGTGTACCGCGAAAGGCTCGATGAGCTGAGGGGGTTTCTTTGACGTCGCTGCCAAGCAGGAGAAGCTGAGGCAGCTCGAAGCCCGCATGGCCGACCCGGCGTTCTGGAACGACGCCGAAAAGGCGCGCGAGGTAATCGCCGAGGCCAACGCCGTGAAGGCGTGGACGGACCCCTGGAGCCGCCTCGCCACCAAGGTGGACGAGCTGACGGAGCTGGGCGAGCTCCTCGCCGTCGACGAGGACCCGGAGCTCTCCGCCGAGTGGGAGCGCGAGGTGGAGGCGGTCGGCGCCGGGCTGGACGACCTGGAGCTCCGCAGGATGCTCCAGGGGCCCGACGACCAGCGCGACGCCCTGGTGACTATCCATCCCGGAGCCGGCGGGACGGAGTCGCAGGACTGGGCCGAGATGCTGCTGCGGATGTACACCCGCTGGGCGGAGCGCCGCGGCTACGACGTGGAGCTGCTCGACCAGCAGGAGGGCGAGGAGGCCGGGATCAAGTCCGCCACGCTGGAGATCCGGGGCGAGTACGCCTACGGCTATCTCCGGGCCGAGCGCGGGGTGCACCGGCTGGTCCGCATCTCCCCGTTCGACTCGCAGGCGCGCCGGCACACCTCCTTCGCCTCCGTGTTCGTCTACCCGGTGGTGGACGACACCATCGAGATCGAGGTCCGCGAGGAGGACATCGAGATGGACGTGTACCGTGCCTCCGGCGCGGGCGGCCAGCACGTCAACAAGACCAGCTCCGCGGTCCGCCTCCGCCACGTCCCCTCCGGGATCGTGGTGGCGTGCCAGCAGGAGCGCTCGCAGCACAAGAACCGGGCGACCGCCATGAAGATGCTCAAGGCGGCGCTCTACCAGCGCGCGCTGGAGGAGCAGGAGAAGGAGAAGGCCAAGCTGGAGTCCACCAAGACGGACATCGGCTGGGGGAGCCAGATCCGCTCCTATGTCTTCCAGCCGTATACGATGGTGAACGACCACCGCACGGAGCTGAAGCTCCCGGAGGTCCAGAAGGTCATGGACGGCGACCTGGATCCGTTCATCCACGCGTACCTGAAGCAGTCCGGCGGAGAGCACTGATGGCGACCCAGGAGGTGATGGAGCGCGAGCGCGTGGTGGAGGACCGGCTGGACAAGGTCCGGGCGCTGCGCGAGCGCGGGGTGGAGCCCTTCGGCTACGCGTACGACCCGACCCACTCCGCGGAGGACGCCCGTGCGCTCTTCGAGCGGTGGGAAGCGTCCGAGCGGCCGGAGGGGGAGGGTGGGCCGGCGGAGACGGTGCGTCTGGCCGGGCGCGTGGTGGCGAAGCGGGTGATGGGGAAGAGCACCTTCGTTCACCTGGCCGACCGCACCGGGCGGATCCAGCTCTACCTCCGCGTCAACGACCTGGGGGAGAGCTACGCCCTGCTGGACCTTGTGGACCTGTCCGACTGGGTGGGCGCCGAGGGACGGCTCTTCCGCACCCGCACGGGCGAGGTGTCGCTCCGGGTGGAGCGGTTCGAGCTCCTTTCCAAGGCCGTGCGCCCCCTCCCCCTGGGGAAGGAGGAGGTCGACCCGGACACGGGCGAGCGGCGCGTGTACTCCGGGTTCAGCGACGTGGAGGGGCGCTACCGCCAGCGCTACGCCGACCTGGCCGTGAACCCCGAGGTGCGCGAGGTGTTCGTCACCCGCGCCCGCATCGTCAGCGCGCTCCGCCGCTTCCTGGACGAGCGCGGCTTCGTGGAGGTGGAGACGCCGGTGCTGCAGCCGCTCTACGGGGGCGCGCTGGCGCGGCCGTTCACGACCCACCACAACGCGCTGGACGTGCAGCTCTACCTCCGCATCGCGGACGAGCTGTACCTGAAGCGGCTGATCGTGGGCGGGATGGAGCGGGTGTACGAGATCGGCAAGGACTTCCGGAACGAGGGGCTCTCGCGCTTCCACAACCCGGAGTTCACCATGCTGGAGTTCTACGCCGCCTACCTGGACTACCGGGGGGTGATGGAGCTCACGGAGGAGATGCTGGGCTACGTCGCACGCGAGGTCCTGGGCGGCGGTCCCGTGTGCTTCGCAGGGCACGAGATCGACTTCACGCCGCCCTTCCGCCGCTACACCATGTACGAGGCGCTGCGGGAGATCGGCGGGGTGGAGGTGGAAGCTGCCTCTCCGGAGGCGCTGCGGGAGCGCGTCCGGGCGCTGGGGGGGAGCGAAGACCCGGCGGCGATGGGGCGGGGGAAGCTGATCGACGAGCTGTTCGGCTCGCTGGTGGAGCCGAAGCTGATCCAGCCCACCTTCATCACCGACTATCCGCGGGAGATGTCCCCGCTCGCCAAGCCGAAGCGGGGGGATCCGGAGCTGACGGAGCGATTCGAGCTGATCGTCGCCGGGAAGGAGCTGTGCAACGCGTACAGCGAGCTGAACGACCCCATCGACCAGCGCGAGCGCTTCGAGGCGCAGAAGCGGCTCATGCTCGCGGGCGACGAGGAGACGCAGCCGCTGGACGAGGACTTCCTGCGGGCGATGGAGTACGGGATGCCCCCAACCGGCGGCTTCGGGATGGGGGTGGACCGCCTGACGATGATCCTGGCCGACCAGCCGTCGATCCGCGACGTGATCCTGTTCCCGACGATGCGGCCCGAGTGAGCGTCGCGCCGTCCACCTGGAGGAGCCCGTGAACCTGGAGTGGTACATCGGCCGGCGCTACCTCGCGTCGCGACGCGGCACCCGCTTCCTCTCGCTGATCACCGCCATCTCCATCGGCGGGGTGACGGTGGGCGTGATGGCGCTGATCGTGGTGACCGCGGTGATGACCGGGCTGCAGACCGACCTGCGCGACAAGATCCTGGGGACCAACCCGCACATCTGGCTCACCACGTACGGCGAGACCATGCGGATGGACGACTGGCCGCGCGTGCTGGAGCGCGCCCGCAGGGTGCCGGGCGTCAGCGCCGCCGCGCCCTTCGTGCACACCGAGGTGGGGCTCCGGAACCGCGGCGGCCACGCAGAGTTCGGGATCCTCCGCGGGATCGACCCTTCCGCCGAGGGGCCGGCGGTGACCGACATCATCGCGCAGATCCGCCGCCGGGAGGTGGGGCTGGGCGAGACCCGCTCCGGCTACCCGCCGGTGCTGGTGGGGCACGCGCTCGCCGACCGGTTCGGGCTGTACGAGGGCGACGTGGTGGACGTCTTCTCGCTGGCGGGCGCACAGGTCAGCCCCGTGGGCGGGGTGATCCCGCGGGGGCGGAAGTTCGAGGTGGTGGGGCGGTTCAGGACGGGGATGTACGAGTACGACCACAAGTTCATGTACACCACCCTGGAGGCGGCGCAGGACCTCACCAACCTCGGGACCGCCGTGTCCGGGCTTGAGGTGCGCGTCCCGGACCCCATGACGGCCGACGTGGTGGGGCGGCGGCTGGAGACGGCGCTGGGCTTCCCGTACCGCTCCGAGGACTGGAAGTCGATGAACTCGTCCCTCTTCTCCGCGCTGCAGCTGGAGAAGCTGGCGATGACCGTCATCCTCCTCCTGATCGTGGTGGTGGCCGCCTTCAACATCGTTTCCACGCTGGTGATGGTGGTCACCGACAAGACGCGGGAGATCGGGATCCTCAAGTCGATGGGGCTGACCTCGCGGCGCGTCCTGAAGATCTTCATGGTGCAGGGGCTGGTGATCGGGATCATCGGCTCCACCCTGGGGGCGGCCGGCGGCCTGCTGGTGACCTGGATCATCGACCGCTACGAGCTGATCAAGATCCCGGGCGACGTCTACTTCGTGGACCACCTCCCGGTCGCCTTCGACCCGGTGGACATCATCGTGATCCTGCTGGCCAGCGTGCTGATCTCCTTCCTGGCGACCGTCTACCCGGCGCGGCAGGCGGCGGGGCTCCTCCCGGTGGAGGCGATCCGGCATGAGTGACCCGACGCAGCCGGCGGTCCTCGCGCGCGACGTCGCCAAGTGGTACGTGGGGGGCGACGGCAGGCCGATCCAGATCCTGGACGGGGTGCAGCTCGAGGTCGCGGTCGGCGAGACGATCGCCGTGATCGGCCAGAGCGGGGCGGGCAAGTCCACCCTCCTGCACCTGCTGGGCGGGCTGGACGTGCCCACATCGGGCGAGGTGCACGTGGGCGGGAGCGTGCTCGCCCGGCTGCCGCCGGAGGCCCTGGCGAAACTCCGCAACGAGAAGATCGGCTTCGTCTTCCAGTTCCACCACCTGCTCCGGGAGTTCTCCGCGCTGGACAACGTGGCGATGCCGCTCCTGATCGCGGGCGTGCGGCCGCGCGCCGCGCGCGAGCGAGCCCGGGAGATGCTCGGGAGCGTGGGGATGGAGCACCGCCTGGAGCACAAGCCCGGGCAGCTTTCCGGCGGCGAGCAGCAGCGCGTGGCGGTGGCCCGCGCGCTGGTCACGCGGCCGGTGCTCCTCCTGGCGGACGAGCCCTCCGGCAACCTGGACCCCCCGACGGGGGAGCGGCTCCACGACCTCCTCTTCGAGGTGAGCCGGGAGAACGGGGCGGCGATGATCCTCGTCACCCACAACCTGGACCTGGCCGCGCGCGCGGACCGGGTATTGCGGCTCCACGCCGGGACGCTGATCCCCGCCGAGACGGAGCGGGAGGAGCAGCCGGCGGGGCCCTGGGGGGGGTGAGCCCCCCCCGTCACGAGACACACGATGCGGGCGGACCGAGCATGCAGTGCGAAAAGTGCGGGAACAACCCGGCGGTGATCCACCTGACGCAGATCGTCGACGACGAGATGACCACGCGGCACCTCTGCGACACCTGCGCGGCGGACATGGGGCTGGACGCCGGGGAGGGCCCGGAGACCGCGCCGCTGACCGACTTCCTGGCGCAGATGGGGAAGGGGCTCCCGGTCGGGATCCCGTCCGCCGGCGGCGCCTGCGAGTTCTGCGGCCTGACGATGAACGACTTCAAGCGCACCGGCCGGCTGGGGTGCCCGCACTGCTACGCGCAGTTCGAGCCGCACCTGCGGGGGCTGCTGCGCAAGCTGCACGGAGGGACGCAGCACATGGGGAAGGTGTACCTCCCGCCGGACCCGCGGGAGACGGACCGCACCGCGCGAGTGGCGAGCCTGCGGCGGAGCCTGGCGCGCGCCGTCGAGTCGGAGGACTTCGAGAGGGCGGCCGTGCTGCGCGACCAGATCCGCCGCGCCGAGGCCGCCGAGGCCGCCGAGTGAGCCGGAGGGAAGGAAACGATGCGTGACGTCAAGACGCCGCCGGAGGGCGGCCTGGAGTGGCTGAGCGCGGAGGGGCCCCACTCCGACATCGTGTTTTCCACCCGGGTGCGCCTGGCACGAAACCTTCAAGGGTTCCGCTTCGGGCTGCGGGCAACGGAGCCGGACCGGCGGTCGGTGCTCCACCTGACCCGGGAGGCGGCGGAGGCGACGGAGTCGCTCCGGGACGGAGCCGCCCTGGCGCTTCCGGGGCTGGACGCGACGCAGCGGCAGCTCCTGCTGGAGCGGCACCTGGTCAGCAAGGAGCTGGTGGAGGGGAGCGGCGGGCGCCCGCCGTCGCACGCGGCGCTGATCCTGGCGGAGCGCGACGGCGTGAGCGTGATGGTGAACGAGGAGGACCACCTCCGGCTGCAGAGCCTGGTGAGCGGGTTCCGGCTGCGGGACGCGTGGGGGCTGGTGGACCGCCTGGACGAGGAGCTGGGGGCGCGGCTCCCCTACGCCTTCCACACGGAGTTCGGGTACCTGACGTCGTGCCCGACCAACGTTGGGACGGGGCTCCGGGCCTCGGTGCTGATGCACCTCCCCGGGCTGGTGCTCACCCAGGAGATCGGCAAGGTCCTCCAGGGGATCTCGCAGGTGGGGCTGACCTTCCGCGGCCTGTACGGGGAAGGGTCGGAGGTGGTGGGGAACTTCTTCCAGATCTCGAACCAGACGACGCTGGGGAAGACGGAAGAGGACCTGGTGGACCACCTGCAGCGCATCGTGCAGCAGGTGGTGCAGTACGAGATGCAGGCGCGCAACGTCCTGCTGCGGGACGCGCCCACGGTGATCGAGGACAAGGTATGGCGCGCCTACGGTCTCCTGCGGCACGCGCGGTGCGTCTCTTTCGAGGAGGTCATGAACCTGCTGAGCGGCGTAAGGCTAGGCGTGGGGCTGAAACTTCTCCCCGGGCTCAGTGTATACTCGCTCAATCGAATCATGATCTTCACGCAGGCTGCACACCTGGAGCAGATGGCCGGTGGAGTCCTCCCGGAAGGGGAGGTGGACGTCTACCGCGCCGCCTACGTTCGGCGGATCCTCGCCGAGGCGGGAGACCCCTCTCCCGAAGGCGACGACGGCGAGCTTCCGAGGTAGGGCCTGTCTTCTCGCCATACGGATGCTTCGCAACGAAAGGGCACGATGAACTACAATTTCACAGACCGGGTACGGAAGGTACTCGCGATGGCCCGCGAGGAGGCGATCCGGCTCCAGCACGACTACGTCGGCACCGAGCACATCCTGCTCGGGCTCATTCGCGAGGGTGAGGGCGTGGCCGCAGCGGTCCTGCAGAACCTGTCCGTCGACCTGGAGCAGATCCAGGAGCGCGTGGAGGAGTCGGTGCGCCGCGGCAAGGCGACCATCGCCCTCGGCGAGCTGCCGTACACCTCCCGCGCCAAGAAGGTGCTGGAGTTCGCCATGGCCGAGGCGCGCGAGCTGAACCACTCGTACGTCGGCACCGAGCACCTCCTCCTGGGCCTCCTTCGCGAGGAGAAGGGGATCGCCGCGGAGGTCCTGGGGCAGCTCGGGATCACCCTGGAGGACGCCCGCCGGGAGACGCTGAAGCTGCTCGGCTCCGAGCCGAACGCCGCGCAGGCCGCTCCCAGCACCTCGTCCTCCATCGGCAGCTCCAGCACGCCCAAGGGGGAGAAGAAGAGCAAGACCCCCGCGCTCGACCACTTCTGCCGCGACCTCACGGAGCTGGCGCGCCAGGGCGAGCTCGACCCGACCATCGGCCGGGCCGAGGAGATCGAGCGCGTCATGGAGATCCTGTCCCGGCGCAAGAAGAACAACCCTGTCCTCATCGGGGAGCCGGGCGTCGGGAAGACCGCCATCGTCGAGGGGCTCGCGCAGCTCATCGCGGAGGGGAACTGCCCGGACTCGCTCCGCGACTACCGGGTGCTCTCGCTCGACATGGCGGCCGTCATCGCCGGCACCAAGTACCGCGGCCAGTTCGAGGAGCGGCTCAAGGCGGTGATGAACGAGATCTCGCAGAACAAGAACATCATCCTCTTCATCGACGAGCTGCACACGCTGGTGGGCGCCGGCGCCGCGGAGGGCGCGATCGACGCCTCCAACATGCTCAAGCCGGCGCTGGCGCGCGGCGAGCTGCAGTGCGTGGGTGCCTCGACGCTGAACGAGTACCGCAAGTACATCGAGAAGGACGGCGCCCTGGAGCGCCGCTTCCAGACGGTGGCCGTGGACCCGCCCTCGATCGAGGAGGCGGTGCAGATCCTCCACGGGCTCAAGTCCCACTACGAGGACCACCACCGGATCGTGATCACCGACGAGGTGATCGAGGCCTCGGTGAAGCTGTCGGAGCGCTACATCACCGACCGCTTCCTGCCGGACAAGGCGATCGACGTCATCGACGAGGCCGGCGCCCGCGCCCGCCTGGCGACCCAGGTCCCGCCGCCGGAGGTGGCGGAGCTGAAGAAGCGGGTGGAGGAGATCGCCGAGAAGAAGGACGAGGCGATCCGCGACCAGGACTTCGAGCGCGCGGCCGAGCTGCGCGACCACGAGCGCGAGCTTCAGCGGGAGATCCAGGAGAAGGAGAAGGCCTGGGAGGAGGAGCGCCGCACGCATCGTCCCG
Proteins encoded in this window:
- a CDS encoding ABC transporter permease → MNLEWYIGRRYLASRRGTRFLSLITAISIGGVTVGVMALIVVTAVMTGLQTDLRDKILGTNPHIWLTTYGETMRMDDWPRVLERARRVPGVSAAAPFVHTEVGLRNRGGHAEFGILRGIDPSAEGPAVTDIIAQIRRREVGLGETRSGYPPVLVGHALADRFGLYEGDVVDVFSLAGAQVSPVGGVIPRGRKFEVVGRFRTGMYEYDHKFMYTTLEAAQDLTNLGTAVSGLEVRVPDPMTADVVGRRLETALGFPYRSEDWKSMNSSLFSALQLEKLAMTVILLLIVVVAAFNIVSTLVMVVTDKTREIGILKSMGLTSRRVLKIFMVQGLVIGIIGSTLGAAGGLLVTWIIDRYELIKIPGDVYFVDHLPVAFDPVDIIVILLASVLISFLATVYPARQAAGLLPVEAIRHE
- a CDS encoding UvrB/UvrC motif-containing protein, with translation MQCEKCGNNPAVIHLTQIVDDEMTTRHLCDTCAADMGLDAGEGPETAPLTDFLAQMGKGLPVGIPSAGGACEFCGLTMNDFKRTGRLGCPHCYAQFEPHLRGLLRKLHGGTQHMGKVYLPPDPRETDRTARVASLRRSLARAVESEDFERAAVLRDQIRRAEAAEAAE
- a CDS encoding ABC transporter ATP-binding protein, which codes for MSDPTQPAVLARDVAKWYVGGDGRPIQILDGVQLEVAVGETIAVIGQSGAGKSTLLHLLGGLDVPTSGEVHVGGSVLARLPPEALAKLRNEKIGFVFQFHHLLREFSALDNVAMPLLIAGVRPRAARERAREMLGSVGMEHRLEHKPGQLSGGEQQRVAVARALVTRPVLLLADEPSGNLDPPTGERLHDLLFEVSRENGAAMILVTHNLDLAARADRVLRLHAGTLIPAETEREEQPAGPWGG
- the lysS gene encoding lysine--tRNA ligase, which encodes MATQEVMERERVVEDRLDKVRALRERGVEPFGYAYDPTHSAEDARALFERWEASERPEGEGGPAETVRLAGRVVAKRVMGKSTFVHLADRTGRIQLYLRVNDLGESYALLDLVDLSDWVGAEGRLFRTRTGEVSLRVERFELLSKAVRPLPLGKEEVDPDTGERRVYSGFSDVEGRYRQRYADLAVNPEVREVFVTRARIVSALRRFLDERGFVEVETPVLQPLYGGALARPFTTHHNALDVQLYLRIADELYLKRLIVGGMERVYEIGKDFRNEGLSRFHNPEFTMLEFYAAYLDYRGVMELTEEMLGYVAREVLGGGPVCFAGHEIDFTPPFRRYTMYEALREIGGVEVEAASPEALRERVRALGGSEDPAAMGRGKLIDELFGSLVEPKLIQPTFITDYPREMSPLAKPKRGDPELTERFELIVAGKELCNAYSELNDPIDQRERFEAQKRLMLAGDEETQPLDEDFLRAMEYGMPPTGGFGMGVDRLTMILADQPSIRDVILFPTMRPE
- a CDS encoding ATP-dependent Clp protease ATP-binding subunit: MNYNFTDRVRKVLAMAREEAIRLQHDYVGTEHILLGLIREGEGVAAAVLQNLSVDLEQIQERVEESVRRGKATIALGELPYTSRAKKVLEFAMAEARELNHSYVGTEHLLLGLLREEKGIAAEVLGQLGITLEDARRETLKLLGSEPNAAQAAPSTSSSIGSSSTPKGEKKSKTPALDHFCRDLTELARQGELDPTIGRAEEIERVMEILSRRKKNNPVLIGEPGVGKTAIVEGLAQLIAEGNCPDSLRDYRVLSLDMAAVIAGTKYRGQFEERLKAVMNEISQNKNIILFIDELHTLVGAGAAEGAIDASNMLKPALARGELQCVGASTLNEYRKYIEKDGALERRFQTVAVDPPSIEEAVQILHGLKSHYEDHHRIVITDEVIEASVKLSERYITDRFLPDKAIDVIDEAGARARLATQVPPPEVAELKKRVEEIAEKKDEAIRDQDFERAAELRDHERELQREIQEKEKAWEEERRTHRPALTEDDVAFIVSRWTGIPVTRLREAETARLIGMEDELHQRVIGQDRAIKAISRAIRRSRAGLKDPRRPIGSFIFAGPTGVGKTELARALAEFLFADRDALIRVDMSEYMEKFSVSRLIGAPPGYVGYEDSGTLTKAVRRKPYSVVLLDEIEKAHPDVFNILLQVLDEGHLTDNYGRVIDFKNTVIIMTSNLGARDIGKGPGLGFHTQSNQTQFERMEEKIKEEIERAFNPEFINRLDDSIIFHPLTREEIGQIIHNLLADVEKRLQEEELKLKLTDEAVNFMIEHGYDEKFGARPIKRAIQRYLEDPLSEKILLAEFSPGDEVEVSVAEDGQSLAFRVPSSSKT
- a CDS encoding protein arginine kinase, whose amino-acid sequence is MRDVKTPPEGGLEWLSAEGPHSDIVFSTRVRLARNLQGFRFGLRATEPDRRSVLHLTREAAEATESLRDGAALALPGLDATQRQLLLERHLVSKELVEGSGGRPPSHAALILAERDGVSVMVNEEDHLRLQSLVSGFRLRDAWGLVDRLDEELGARLPYAFHTEFGYLTSCPTNVGTGLRASVLMHLPGLVLTQEIGKVLQGISQVGLTFRGLYGEGSEVVGNFFQISNQTTLGKTEEDLVDHLQRIVQQVVQYEMQARNVLLRDAPTVIEDKVWRAYGLLRHARCVSFEEVMNLLSGVRLGVGLKLLPGLSVYSLNRIMIFTQAAHLEQMAGGVLPEGEVDVYRAAYVRRILAEAGDPSPEGDDGELPR